The stretch of DNA ATCTCGTTTTCGTCGGTGTCACGGTCGCCGTGTTCGCCGTCATCGCCCTGATCGCCAGGGGGGTGGAGAAGCTGTGAGTGAGCGTAGCGAACGAACCGTCCAGAGCTGCGCGTTGCGCGAAGCGCTCGCCGAGCGAAGCGAGGAGGGCGCATGAGCGCCGAGAACATCGCAGGTCTCATCGTCGCCGTCGCGCTCATCGGCTACCTCGTCGTGGCGCTGATCCACCCGGAGAAGTTCTGATCATGAGTTCCACTCTTGCCGGGTGGCTCCAGGCCCTCGCCCTGGTGGGTGCGCTGGCCCTGTGCTACCGCCCGCTCGGCGACTACATAGCCCACCTGCTCACCTCCGCCAGACACCTCCGAGTCGAGCGCGGCCTCTACAAGCTGGCCGGGGTCGACGGTGACGCCGACCAGCGCTGGCCGGTCTACCTCCGCTCGGTGCTGGCCTTCTCCGCCGTCTCCGTGCTCTTCCTCTACGGCCTGATCCGGCTCCAGACCCACCTGCTGCTCAGCCTCGGCGTGCCGCAGATGGAGCCGCACCAGGCTTGGAACACCGCGATCTCCTTCGTCACCAACACCAACTGGCAGTCCTATGCCGGTGAGTCGGCCATGGGCCACCTGGTGCAGATGGCCGGCCTGGCGGTGCAGAACTTCGTCTCCGCGGCCGTCGGCATCGCCATCGTGGCCGCCCTGATCCGGGGCTTCACTCGCAACCGCACGGACCGGGTCGGCAACTTCTGGGTCGACCTGACCAGGATCAGCCTGCGCCTGCTGCTGCCGCTCTCCGTCGTCTTCGCGCTGGTGCTGGTGGCCAACGGCGTGGTGCAGAACTTCCACGGCTTTCACGACCTGACCACCGTCACCGGCTCCACCCAGTCGATCCCCGGTGGCCCGGTGGCCTCGCAGGAGGTCATCAAGGAGCTGGGCACCAACGGCGGCGGCTTCTTCAACGCCAACTCGGCCCACCCGTTCGAGAACCCGACGGGCTTCACCAACTGGCTGGAGATCTTCCTGCTGCTGGTGATCTCCTTCTCGCTGCCGCGCACCTTCGGCAAGATGGTCGGCGACCACCGCCAGGGCTACGCGATCGTGGCCGTGATGGGCCTGTTCTGGGTGGCCTCGGCCGCGCTGATCACCTTCTTCGAGCACCAGCACGCGGGCAGCGCGCTGAACGCGGCCGGCGCCTCGATGGAGGGCAAGGAGCAGCGCTTCGGCATCGCGGCCAGCTCGCTCTTCGCCGCCTCCACCACGCTCACCTCCACCGGCGCGGTGAACAGCATGCACGACTCGTACACCCCGGGCGGCGGCGGTCTGACGATCTTCGACATGATGCTCGGCGAGATCGCCCCCGGCGGCACCGGTTCGGGCCTGTACGGGATGCTGATCCTGGCGATCGTCGCGGTCTTCGTGGCGGGCCTGATGGTCGGCCGGACCCCGGAGTACCTGGGCAAGAAGCTCGGCGGCCGGGAGATGAAGTTCGCCTCGCTCTACATCCTGACCACCCCCACCCTGGTGCTGATCGGCACCGGTGTCGCGATCGCCCTGCCGGGCGAGCGGGCGGGGATGCTCAACTCGGGTGCGCACGGCTTCTCCGAGGTGCTCTACGCCTTCACCTCGGCGGCCAACAACAACGGGTCGGCGTTCGGCGGCATCACCGTCAACACGTCCTGGTACGACACCGCGCTGGGCCTGGCCATGGTGCTGGGGCGCTTCCTGCCGATGGTGTTCGTCCTCGCGCTGGCGGGCTCGCTCGCCAGGCAGCAGCCCGTCCCCGCCACCCCGGGCACCCTGCCCACCCACAAGCCGCTGTTCGTCGGCCTGCTGTCGGGCGTCGTCCTGATCGTCGTCGGCCTCACCTACTTCCCGGCTCTCGCTCTCGGGCCGATCGCGGAAGGTCTGCACTGATGTCCACCACGCTCGCTCCCGCCCCGGTCGAAGAGGCCCCGGCCACTCCGCACAGAGTCCAAGGCGGCCTGCTCGACCCGAAGTTGATCCTGGCCTCGCTGCCGGACGCGGTGAAGAAGCTCGACCCCCGGGTGATGGTCAAGAACCCGGTGATGTTCGTGGTCGAGGTCGGCTCGGTGGTCACCACGATCGCCGCCATCGCCAGCCCGTCCGTGTTCGCCTGGTCGATCACCGTCTGGCTCTGGCTCACCACGGTCTTCGCCAACCTGGCCGAGGCGGTGGCCGAGGGCCGCGGCAAGGCCCAGGCCGACACGCTGCGCAAGGCCAAGACCGAGAGCGTCGCCCGCCGACTCGTCAACTGGCCGAGCAGCGAGGCCGAGGAGGAGGTGCCCGGCACCGCGCTGCGCCTCGGTGACCACGTGGTGGTCGAGGCCGGGCAGACCATCCCCGGCGACGGTGACGTGGTCGAGGGCGTCGCCTCGGTGGACGAGTCGGCGATCACGGGTGAGTCCGCGCCGGTGATCCGTGAGTCGGGTGGCGACCGGTCGGCCGTCACCGGCGGCACGAAGGTGCTGTCGGACCGGATCGTGGTGAGGATCGCGACCGAGCCCGGCAAGTCCTTCATCGACCGGATGATCGCGCTGGTCGAGGGCGCGGCCCGGCAGAAGACGCCGAACGAGATCGCGCTCAACATCCTGCTGGCCTCGCTGACCATCGTCTTCCTGGTCGCGGTGGTGACGCTGCAGCCGATGGCGACCTTCGCGGGTGCGCCGCAGACGATGATCGTGCTGGTGGCGCTGATCGTCGCGCTGATCCCCACCACGATCGGGGCGCTGCTCTCGGCGATCGGCATCGCGGGCATGGACCGGCTGGTGCAGCGCAACGTGCTGGCGATGTCGGGGCGCGCGGTGGAGGCGGCGGGCGACGTCAACACGCTGCTGCTGGACAAGACCGGCACCATCACCCTCGGTAACCGTCAGGCCGCCGAGTTCCGGCCCGCAGAAGGCGTCACCGTGTCCGATCTGGCCGATGCCGCCCAGCTGTCCAGCCTCGCCGACGAGACGCCCGAGGGCCGCTCGATCGTCGTGCTCGCCAAGACCGAGTACGGTCTGCGGGCCCGCGCCCAGGGTGAGTTGGCGCACGCCACCTGGGTCCCGTTCACGGCCCAGACTCGGATGTCCGGGGTGGACGTGGACGGCACCCAGGTCCGGAAGGGCGCTGCCGCCTCGGCGGCCAACTGGGTGACGGAGCACGGTGGTTCGGTCGGCGTCGATGTCGCGACGCTGGTCGACGGCATCTCGGCGGCCGGCGGTACGCCGCTGGTGGTGGCCACCAAGGCCGGTGCCGCGCCCGCCCAGGTGCTCGGGGTGATCTACCTCAAGGACGTGGTCAAGGAGGGCATGCGGGAGCGGTTCGACGAGTTGCGCCGGATGGGCATCAAGACCGTCATGATCACGGGTGACAACCCGCTGACCGCCAAGGCGATCGCGGAGGAGGCGGGCGTGGACGACTTCCTCGCCGAGGCCACCCCCGAGGACAAGATGGCCCTGATCAAGAAGGAGCAGGAGGGCGGCAAGCTGGTCGCGATGACCGGTGACGGCACCAACGACGCCCCCGCGCTCGCTCAGGCCGACGTGGGCGTGGCGATGAACACGGGCACCATGGCGGCCAAGGAGGCCGGCAACATGGTCGACCTGGACTCCAACCCCACCAAGCTGATCGAGATCGTCGAGATCGGCAAGCAACTCCTGATCACCCGTGGGGCGTTGACCACCTTCTCGATCGCCAACGACGTGGCCAAGTACTTCGCGATCATCCCCGCGATGTTCGCCACCGTCTACCCGGGCCTGCGCCACCTCAACATCATGGGCCTGCACAGCCCGCAGTCCGCGATCACCTCGGCGATCATCTTCAACGCCCTGGTCATCATCGGCCTGATCCCGCTCGCCCTGCGCGGCGTCAAGTACCGCCCCTCCGACGCCAGTTCGCTGCTGACCCGGAACATCCTGGTTTACGGCCTGGGCGGTCTGATCGTCCCGTTCGTCGGGATCAAGGCGATCGACCTGATCGTCCAGTTCATCCCCGGCCTGAGCTGAAAGGAGTCACGACATGTCCAAGCCTCTGCCCGCCGTCGTGCGGACGTACTCCACCGCCTTGCGGATGCTGCTGGTGATGACGGTGATCCTGGGGATCGCCTACCCGCTGCTGGTCACCGGCGTCAGCCAGGTCGCCTTCGCCGACAAGGCGAACGGCTCGATCGTGCAGTCCGAGGGCAAGGAGGTCGGCTCCAGCCTGCTGGGCCAGAGCTACGACCTGCCGAAGAAGAACCCCGACGACCCGAAGGAGGAGGCGCAGCCGGACCCGCAGTGGTTCCAGCCCCGGCCCTCGGCCGCGAACTACGACCCGCACGGCTCGGCCGCCTCCAACCTCGGCCCCAACAGTGACGATCTGCTGAAGGCCGTGAACGACCGCCGTGCCGCGGTCGCCGCCTTCGACGGGGTCGATCCGGCGAGCGTGCCGCCGGACGCGCTGACGGCCTCCGGTTCCGGGCTTGACCCGCACATCTCCCTCGCCTATGCGCAGGAGCAGGTGGCCCGGGTGGCCAAGGCTCGCCACCTGTCCGCCGACGCGGTGGCCAAGCTGGTCGAGAAGTACACCGAGGGCCGTTCGGTCGGTTTCCTCGGCCAGGCCGGCGTCAACGTGGTGCTGCTCAACAAGGCGTTGAGCGAGCAGAGGTGACGCACCGTCACTGACTGGCAGCCCGGGTGCGCGCGCACCCGGGCCGCCCGCGTACCCTGGACCACTGACCACCGGAGAGCAGCCCGCATGTTCCACGACCGCCCCGCCCGCGCCGGCCGGCTGCGGGTGTACCTCGGCTCCGCCCCGGGCGTCGGCAAGACGTACCGGATGCTGGACGAGGCCCGTCGCCGCCAGGAGCGCGGCGGGGAGGTGGTGGTCGGCTACCTGGAGTGCCACGGCCGCCGGCACACCGAGGCGATGGTGGCCGGTCTGGAGGTGCTGCCCCGGGTCACCCGCACCTACCGGGGCACCGAGTTCCAGGAGATGGACCTGGACGGGCTGCTGGCCCGCCGCCCCGCCGTGGCGCTGGTGGACGAGTTGGCGCACACCAACATCCCCGGCGGTCGGCACGCCAAGCGGTGGCAGGACGTGGAGGAGCTGCTGGCGGCCGGGATCGACGTGATCACGACCGTCAACGTCCAGCACCTGGAGTCGCTGAACGACGTGGTGCAAAAGATCACCGGTATCCCGCAGCGGGAGACCGTGCCGGACGAGGTGGTGCGCCGGGCCGACCAGCTCGAACTGGTCGACATGGCCCCGCAGGCACTGCGCCGCCGGATGGCCCACGGGAACGTCTACAAGGCCGAGAAGGTGGACGCCGCGCTCTCCAACTACTTCCGGGTCGGCAACCTGACCGCCCTGCGCGAGCTCGCCCTGCTCTGGGTCGCCGGGCGGGTGGACGAGGGCCTGCGCGACTACCGGGCCGCGCACGACATCGACCGGGTCTGGGAGACCCGCGAACGGGTGGTGGTCGCCCTGACCGGCGGGCCCGAGGGCGAGACCATCGTCCGCCGGGCCGCCCGGATCGCCGACCGCACGGCGGGCGGCGAACTGCTGGCCGTGCACGTCGCGCGCAGCGACGGCCTGGCCGGCGCCTCCCCGGGCGCGCTGGCCGAGCAGCGGCAACTGGTCGAGACCCTCGGCGGCAGCTACCACGTGGTGGTCGGCGACGACATCCCCACCTCGCTGCTCGCCTTCGCCCGGGCCCACCATGCGACCCAGTTGGTGCTCGGCACCAGCCGCCGCGGCCGGCTCAGCCGGTTCCTCACCGGCCCCGGCATCGGCGAGACCACGGTGGACCGTTCCGAGGACATCGACGTCCACATGGTCACCCACGAGTTCACCGGCCGGGGCCGGCTGCCCGCCCTCGGCCGCCGCCACTCGCGCCGCCGCACCGCCGCCGGCTTCGCGGCGGGCCTGGCGCTGCCCGGGCTGCTCACCGCCGTGCTCTCCCAGTCCAGCCACAACCTCAACCTGACCACCGTCGCGCTGATCTTCCAGCTCGGCGTGGTCGCGGTGGCCCTGCTCGGCGGCGCGCTCTCGGCGCTGCTCGCCTCGCTCACGGCCTCGCTGCTGCTGAACTACTACTTCATCCCGCCGGTGCACACCTTCACCATCGGCGAGCCCAACAACGTGATCGCGCTGGCGGTCTTCGCGGCGGTGGCACTCACCGTCTCCACCGTGGTCGACCGGGCCGCCCGCCAGACCGCCCGGGCCGCCCGCGCCACCGCCGAGGCCGAGACCCTCTCCACCCTGGCCGGCAGCGTGCTGCGCGGCGCGGAGGCGCTGCCCGCCCTGCTGGAGAAGTCCCGTACGGCCTTCGGCATGCGCTCGGTCGCCCTGCTCGACCGCACCAGCGGCGAGGTGCTGGCCCGCAGCGACGCCCCGCCCCCGCAGCCCGGCGCCGCCCAGCCCGCAAGCACCACCCCCGACACCACCCCCGAGTGCACCACCCCCGAAAGCACCACCCCCGAGTTCACCAGCGAACTCCCGGTCGGCGAGCGCGCCCTGCTGGTGCTCCACGGCCGCCGCCTCCCCGCCGCAGACCAGCGCGTGCTGGCCGCCTTCGCCGCGCACGTCGGCGCCGCCCTCGAACGGGACCGGCTGGCCACCGTGGCCGCCGAGGTGGAGCCGATCAAGGCCGCCGACCGGATGCGCACCGCCCTGCTGGCCGCCGTCAGCCACGACCTGCGCACCCCACTGGCCGCCGCCCTCGCCTCGATCGGGTCGCTGCGCAGCCCCGAGGTGGAGTTCTCGCCCGAGGACCAGGCCGAACTCCTCGACCTGGCCGACCAGTCGCTGGTGAAGCTGGCCCGGCTGGTGGACAACCTGCTCGACATGAGCCGCCTCCAGGCCGGGGCCCTCACCCTGCACCTGGCCCCCACCGCGCTGGAGGACGTGCTGCTCCGCGCGGTCGACTCGCTGCCCCACCCGTCGCCCCCCGACACCCTTGCTCGAGACGCTTCGCGTCACCCCGCGTTCTCCGCAGCCCGCGTCCAGCCGCTCGACCTGGACACCGCCCCGCCCGTGCTCGCCGACGGCCCGCTGCTGGAGCGGGTGCTGGCCAACGTGATCACCAACGCGCTGCGCCACAACGCCCCCGGCGCCCCCGTCCTGGTCACGGCCGGCCGGCACGCCGACCGGGTCGAGGTGCGGGTGGTCGACCGGGGGCCCGGCATCGCCCCGGCCGACCGCGACCGGGTCTTCCTCCCGTTCCAGCGGCTCGGCGACACCGACAACACCACCGGCGTGGGCCTCGGCCTCGCCCTCTCCCGCGGCCTGGCCGAGGCCATGGGCGGCTCGCTGGAGGTCGAGGACACCCCCGGCGGCGGCACCACCATGCTGCTCACCCTCCCGGCTGCCGAGACCCCGCGTTAGAGAAGCGTCAAGACTCCGCCGGGGGCAGGGCCCCGGGGGTGCGTCCACGAAGGAGGCGGAGGCCAGGCACCGCAAGGGTTGTTCGAACAGAGAGGTGGCTCCGTGCGGGTGTGGTGCCCGGCGGGGTGCCGGGGTTGCCAAGTACCGGTCACATAGTCTGACCTGGCCGTCCGTCTGACGGTGGCGCAGTTCGGATCTTTGACGGGAGTTTCACGGTGGCCGCTTCAGTTACGGCCGAGAAGGGCGACAGACGGCAGCGCTTGCGCGCGTGGCTGCTGGAGGGCCTGTCCGACATGGCCAAGCAGCACCCGGGCCCGCACGTCCAGGCCCCGACCGAGCACAAGGGCCAGCGCTGGTGGAAGGTCATGTGCCTCACCGGCGTCGACTACTTCTCCACCCTCGGCTACCAGCCCGGCATCGCGGCCCTCGCGGCCGGCCTGCTCTCGCCGATCGCCACCATCGTGCTGGTCGCCGTCACCCTGCTCGGCGCGCTCCCGGTCTACCGTCGGGTCGCCCAGGAGAGCCCGCACGGCGAGGGTTCGATCGCGATGCTGGAGCGGCTGCTCTCGTTCTGGAAGGGCAAGCTCTTCGTGCTGGCCCTGCTGGGCTTCGCGGCCACCGACTTCCTGATCACCATCACCCTCTCCGCGGCCGACGCCACCGCCCACCTGGTGGAGAACCCGCACCTGACCAGCACCCTGGGCGGCCACCAGGTACTGATCACGCTGCTGCTGGTCGCCCTGCTCGGCGGCGTCTTCCTCAAGGGCTTCAGCGAGGCGATCGGCATCGCCGTCGGCCTGGTCGCGGTCTACCTCGCCCTCAACGTGGTCGTGGTCGCGGTGGGCCTCTACCACGTGATCAGCGCGCCCCACGTGATCACCGACTGGTCCAGCGCGCTCACCGCCCAGCACGGCAACCCGATCCTGATGGTCGGCGTGGCCCTGGTGGTCTTCCCCAAGCTCGCGCTCGGCCTCTCCGGCTTCGAGACCGGCGTCGCCGTGATGCCGCACATCGAGGGTGAGGAGGGCGACACCGAGGAGAAGCCCGCCGGCCGGATCAAGGGCGCCCGCAAGCTGCTGACGACCTCCGCCGTGATCATGAGCGTCTTCCTGATCGCCACCAGCTTCATCACCACGCTGCTCATCCCGGCCGACGAGTTCAAGGCCGGCGGCCAGGCCAACGGCCGCGCCCTGGCCTTCCTCGCCCACCAGTACCTCGGTGGCGCCTTCGGCAGCGTCTACGACCTCTCCACCATCGTCATCCTCTGGTTCGCCGGCGCCTCCGCGATGGCCGGGATGCTCAATCTGATGCCCCGCTACCTTCCGCGCTACGGCATGGCCCCGCACTGGGCCCGCGCCGTCCGCCCGATGGTGCTGGTGCTCACCATGATCGCCTTCCTGGTCACCTGGCTGTTCGACGCCAACGTGGACGCCCAGGGCGGCGCGTACGCCACCGGTGTGCTGGTGCTGATCACCTCGGCCGCCATCGCGGTGACCATCGCCGCCCACAAGGCCGGCCAGCGCAACTGGACCATCGGCTTCGGCGTGATCGCCCTGGTCTTCTGCTACACCACCGTGGTCAACGTGGCCGAGCGCCCGGACGGCGTGAAGATCGGTGGCTGCTTCATCGCCGGCATCGTGCTCATCTCGCTGCTCTCCCGGCTGGCCCGCGCCTTCGAACTGCGCGTCACCAGCGTGGAGCTGGACGAGGTGGCGGCCCGGTTCGTCCGGGACACCTCGCACCGCACCATCCGCCTGATCGCCAACGAGCCCAACAGCCGCGACCTCACCGAGTACCGCGACAAGCTGCACCAGATCCGGGCCGACAACGGCATCCCGCCCGAGGACGACCTGGTCTTCGTCGAGGTCACCGTCCGCGACGCCTCCGACTTCGAGGCCGAGCTGAAGGTCCGCGGCGAGGTGCTGCACGACCGGTACCGGGTGCTCACCCTGGAGCACTCCAGCGTGCCGAACGCGCTGGCCGCGATACTGCTGCACGTCCGCGACGAGACCGGCCAGCAGCCGCACATCTACTTCGAGTGGACCGAGGGCAACCCCTTCGCCCAGTTCCTCCGGTTCTTCCTCTTCGGCCAGGGCGAGGTCGCCCCGGTCACCCGCGAGGTGCTCCGCGAGGCCGAGCCCGACCGGGCCCGCCGCCCGCGCGTGCACGTCGGCTGACGCTCCCCGAGCCGCGAACGGCCCGTCCCCTCACCCGGGGACGGGCCGTTCCCGTTCCTGCCGCCGTGTCAGCTCTGGCGGCCGAGCGCGTGCCCGCCGAAGCCGCCCTTGCCGTCGGCCGCCCGCCACCAGCGGTCGATCGCGTCCTGGTCCATGCTCGGCCAGTCCGGCGTCTCGGTCACCTGGGCCCGGCCGAGGCTGCGCCCCAGCGCCTTGGTCGCGTGCCCGACCGGTGTCCGCTCGGCGCTGTACGCCGCCAGCGCCTCGTCGATCGACTCGTGGGTGCGCAGCGCCCGCTCCAGCGCCGCCGCGTCCTGCACCGCCTTGATCGCCCCGCTGCCGGTGTTCGGCCGGGCGATCGAGGCGGCGTCCCCGAGCAGCGCGAGCCGCCCCTCGGCGAACCGCTCCACCGCCATGTCGTACATCGGCTGGACGAAGGTGTTCTCCACCGGCGTGCGGCGCATCACCTCCTGCCAGTACGGCGGGAAGTACGCGTCCACCAGCTCCTGCTGGTACGCCACCAGGTCCTCGGTGATCGCCCGGGGGTGGGTGGTGGTCGGGTCGACGAACCGCTCCCCGGCCGCCGCCGGCGGCACGGCGTAGAACACCCAGTTCACGTCCGTGCCCACCCCGCCCGGCCCCGGGATCCGGTAGACGATCATGTGCCCCTGCGGGAAGGCCACGGTCAGCGCGTCGTGCTCGGGGAAGGCCGGCTGCGGGCCGTCCCCCGGCTCCGGCAGCGTCTCGGCCGGCAGCGTGCCGCGCCAGGCCACGTACCCGCCGTACTCCGCCTGGGTG from Kitasatospora sp. MMS16-BH015 encodes:
- a CDS encoding ATP-binding protein, with amino-acid sequence MFHDRPARAGRLRVYLGSAPGVGKTYRMLDEARRRQERGGEVVVGYLECHGRRHTEAMVAGLEVLPRVTRTYRGTEFQEMDLDGLLARRPAVALVDELAHTNIPGGRHAKRWQDVEELLAAGIDVITTVNVQHLESLNDVVQKITGIPQRETVPDEVVRRADQLELVDMAPQALRRRMAHGNVYKAEKVDAALSNYFRVGNLTALRELALLWVAGRVDEGLRDYRAAHDIDRVWETRERVVVALTGGPEGETIVRRAARIADRTAGGELLAVHVARSDGLAGASPGALAEQRQLVETLGGSYHVVVGDDIPTSLLAFARAHHATQLVLGTSRRGRLSRFLTGPGIGETTVDRSEDIDVHMVTHEFTGRGRLPALGRRHSRRRTAAGFAAGLALPGLLTAVLSQSSHNLNLTTVALIFQLGVVAVALLGGALSALLASLTASLLLNYYFIPPVHTFTIGEPNNVIALAVFAAVALTVSTVVDRAARQTARAARATAEAETLSTLAGSVLRGAEALPALLEKSRTAFGMRSVALLDRTSGEVLARSDAPPPQPGAAQPASTTPDTTPECTTPESTTPEFTSELPVGERALLVLHGRRLPAADQRVLAAFAAHVGAALERDRLATVAAEVEPIKAADRMRTALLAAVSHDLRTPLAAALASIGSLRSPEVEFSPEDQAELLDLADQSLVKLARLVDNLLDMSRLQAGALTLHLAPTALEDVLLRAVDSLPHPSPPDTLARDASRHPAFSAARVQPLDLDTAPPVLADGPLLERVLANVITNALRHNAPGAPVLVTAGRHADRVEVRVVDRGPGIAPADRDRVFLPFQRLGDTDNTTGVGLGLALSRGLAEAMGGSLEVEDTPGGGTTMLLTLPAAETPR
- the kdpF gene encoding K(+)-transporting ATPase subunit F, which encodes MSAENIAGLIVAVALIGYLVVALIHPEKF
- the kdpB gene encoding potassium-transporting ATPase subunit KdpB — protein: MSTTLAPAPVEEAPATPHRVQGGLLDPKLILASLPDAVKKLDPRVMVKNPVMFVVEVGSVVTTIAAIASPSVFAWSITVWLWLTTVFANLAEAVAEGRGKAQADTLRKAKTESVARRLVNWPSSEAEEEVPGTALRLGDHVVVEAGQTIPGDGDVVEGVASVDESAITGESAPVIRESGGDRSAVTGGTKVLSDRIVVRIATEPGKSFIDRMIALVEGAARQKTPNEIALNILLASLTIVFLVAVVTLQPMATFAGAPQTMIVLVALIVALIPTTIGALLSAIGIAGMDRLVQRNVLAMSGRAVEAAGDVNTLLLDKTGTITLGNRQAAEFRPAEGVTVSDLADAAQLSSLADETPEGRSIVVLAKTEYGLRARAQGELAHATWVPFTAQTRMSGVDVDGTQVRKGAAASAANWVTEHGGSVGVDVATLVDGISAAGGTPLVVATKAGAAPAQVLGVIYLKDVVKEGMRERFDELRRMGIKTVMITGDNPLTAKAIAEEAGVDDFLAEATPEDKMALIKKEQEGGKLVAMTGDGTNDAPALAQADVGVAMNTGTMAAKEAGNMVDLDSNPTKLIEIVEIGKQLLITRGALTTFSIANDVAKYFAIIPAMFATVYPGLRHLNIMGLHSPQSAITSAIIFNALVIIGLIPLALRGVKYRPSDASSLLTRNILVYGLGGLIVPFVGIKAIDLIVQFIPGLS
- the kdpA gene encoding potassium-transporting ATPase subunit KdpA, translating into MSSTLAGWLQALALVGALALCYRPLGDYIAHLLTSARHLRVERGLYKLAGVDGDADQRWPVYLRSVLAFSAVSVLFLYGLIRLQTHLLLSLGVPQMEPHQAWNTAISFVTNTNWQSYAGESAMGHLVQMAGLAVQNFVSAAVGIAIVAALIRGFTRNRTDRVGNFWVDLTRISLRLLLPLSVVFALVLVANGVVQNFHGFHDLTTVTGSTQSIPGGPVASQEVIKELGTNGGGFFNANSAHPFENPTGFTNWLEIFLLLVISFSLPRTFGKMVGDHRQGYAIVAVMGLFWVASAALITFFEHQHAGSALNAAGASMEGKEQRFGIAASSLFAASTTLTSTGAVNSMHDSYTPGGGGLTIFDMMLGEIAPGGTGSGLYGMLILAIVAVFVAGLMVGRTPEYLGKKLGGREMKFASLYILTTPTLVLIGTGVAIALPGERAGMLNSGAHGFSEVLYAFTSAANNNGSAFGGITVNTSWYDTALGLAMVLGRFLPMVFVLALAGSLARQQPVPATPGTLPTHKPLFVGLLSGVVLIVVGLTYFPALALGPIAEGLH
- a CDS encoding FAD-dependent monooxygenase, coding for MRGGRVAVVGGSIAGCSAALAAARTGATEVVVFERAEGRLQDRGVGLALHTDRYAELEQAGYLDATMPWARIARRPWVVRDGERWAGREIGALPFPFRSYNWGNLWQELRSRIPEGVDYRTGVTVAGVRAEADGVSLLLPDGSREHFDLVIGADGYRSIVRAAIHPGTQAEYGGYVAWRGTLPAETLPEPGDGPQPAFPEHDALTVAFPQGHMIVYRIPGPGGVGTDVNWVFYAVPPAAAGERFVDPTTTHPRAITEDLVAYQQELVDAYFPPYWQEVMRRTPVENTFVQPMYDMAVERFAEGRLALLGDAASIARPNTGSGAIKAVQDAAALERALRTHESIDEALAAYSAERTPVGHATKALGRSLGRAQVTETPDWPSMDQDAIDRWWRAADGKGGFGGHALGRQS
- a CDS encoding amino acid transporter translates to MAKQHPGPHVQAPTEHKGQRWWKVMCLTGVDYFSTLGYQPGIAALAAGLLSPIATIVLVAVTLLGALPVYRRVAQESPHGEGSIAMLERLLSFWKGKLFVLALLGFAATDFLITITLSAADATAHLVENPHLTSTLGGHQVLITLLLVALLGGVFLKGFSEAIGIAVGLVAVYLALNVVVVAVGLYHVISAPHVITDWSSALTAQHGNPILMVGVALVVFPKLALGLSGFETGVAVMPHIEGEEGDTEEKPAGRIKGARKLLTTSAVIMSVFLIATSFITTLLIPADEFKAGGQANGRALAFLAHQYLGGAFGSVYDLSTIVILWFAGASAMAGMLNLMPRYLPRYGMAPHWARAVRPMVLVLTMIAFLVTWLFDANVDAQGGAYATGVLVLITSAAIAVTIAAHKAGQRNWTIGFGVIALVFCYTTVVNVAERPDGVKIGGCFIAGIVLISLLSRLARAFELRVTSVELDEVAARFVRDTSHRTIRLIANEPNSRDLTEYRDKLHQIRADNGIPPEDDLVFVEVTVRDASDFEAELKVRGEVLHDRYRVLTLEHSSVPNALAAILLHVRDETGQQPHIYFEWTEGNPFAQFLRFFLFGQGEVAPVTREVLREAEPDRARRPRVHVG
- the kdpC gene encoding potassium-transporting ATPase subunit KdpC, translating into MSKPLPAVVRTYSTALRMLLVMTVILGIAYPLLVTGVSQVAFADKANGSIVQSEGKEVGSSLLGQSYDLPKKNPDDPKEEAQPDPQWFQPRPSAANYDPHGSAASNLGPNSDDLLKAVNDRRAAVAAFDGVDPASVPPDALTASGSGLDPHISLAYAQEQVARVAKARHLSADAVAKLVEKYTEGRSVGFLGQAGVNVVLLNKALSEQR